The following are encoded together in the Kribbella voronezhensis genome:
- a CDS encoding SigE family RNA polymerase sigma factor has translation MDFEEYASARGQELVRLGFTVSGDYQRAEDLAQIALMQAFRSWRKVQRADDPHTYVRRILINSYLSMTRRRSFTEAPAAEIDTDHTVPDPATDIVNSDDLWRALATLSARERVVLVLRYYQDMDDRTIADLLGIKPSSVRATASRALAALRKTRQSHRVDERLP, from the coding sequence GTGGATTTCGAGGAGTACGCGTCCGCGCGCGGACAGGAACTGGTGCGTCTCGGGTTCACCGTCTCCGGCGACTACCAGCGGGCGGAGGATCTGGCCCAGATCGCGCTGATGCAGGCGTTCCGGTCCTGGCGGAAGGTGCAGCGGGCGGACGACCCGCACACCTACGTCCGGCGGATCCTGATCAATTCCTACCTGTCGATGACGCGCCGCCGGTCCTTCACCGAGGCTCCGGCGGCCGAGATCGACACCGACCACACGGTGCCCGATCCCGCCACCGACATCGTGAACTCCGACGACCTCTGGCGCGCCCTCGCCACGTTGTCGGCCCGGGAAAGGGTCGTCCTGGTCCTGCGCTACTACCAGGACATGGACGACCGGACGATCGCCGACCTGCTCGGCATCAAACCGTCCTCCGTGCGAGCGACCGCCAGCCGGGCGCTCGCCGCACTGCGGAAGACGAGGCAGTCCCACCGTGTTGATGAGAGGTTGCCGTGA